The following coding sequences lie in one Candidatus Binataceae bacterium genomic window:
- a CDS encoding cytochrome P450: MNLNLTVDRHTPTALASLEIDPFDTLFLSDPYAFDGKLRDAGPVVWLEICGVYGMARYSEVSEALKDWETFRSARGVGLTDFAKEENWRPPSLLLEADPPLHSRTRSLMNKIVSLLAVRNLRSTWQAKAEELVDRLVKRRYIDAVTDLAEVYPLLVIPDTIGLPDKRRELLLTYGAVNFNAFGPRNALFQDSLAAASPEAIDWVAAGCRRENLKSDGWGMAVHEASDRGECTAEEAERLIRSFLSAGLDTTVNGIGNMIFALAKHPQQWQLLREDPKLLRKAFEESLRWDSTVQTFFRTTSRDVEIGGTTIPEGSKVLLFLAAANRDPRHWGEDAEQFNIRRAVSGHVGFGFGIHQCLGQMVARQEAELILEALISRVAEVRLTGEPKRRLNNTLHALAQLPVELTPAT; this comes from the coding sequence ATGAATTTGAATTTGACAGTAGATAGACACACTCCGACCGCTTTGGCGTCGCTCGAGATCGATCCGTTTGACACGCTGTTCTTGTCGGACCCCTACGCGTTCGACGGCAAGCTCCGCGACGCAGGTCCCGTGGTGTGGCTGGAAATCTGCGGTGTCTACGGGATGGCCCGGTATTCGGAAGTGAGCGAAGCTCTAAAGGACTGGGAGACCTTCCGCTCGGCTCGGGGCGTCGGACTCACCGACTTTGCCAAGGAAGAAAATTGGAGACCGCCATCGTTACTGCTTGAGGCGGATCCGCCACTCCACAGCCGCACGCGCTCTCTGATGAACAAAATCGTCTCATTGTTGGCAGTGCGGAACTTGCGGTCGACATGGCAGGCCAAAGCTGAAGAGCTTGTCGACCGGCTCGTGAAGCGGCGCTACATCGACGCTGTCACGGACTTGGCCGAGGTGTATCCGCTGCTGGTGATTCCCGACACTATCGGATTGCCCGATAAGAGACGCGAGCTGTTGCTTACCTATGGAGCGGTTAACTTCAACGCATTTGGTCCCAGGAACGCGCTTTTCCAAGACTCCCTCGCAGCGGCGTCTCCAGAGGCTATCGATTGGGTTGCGGCCGGGTGCCGGCGGGAGAACCTCAAGTCTGATGGTTGGGGAATGGCCGTCCACGAAGCGTCGGATCGAGGTGAATGCACGGCCGAAGAGGCCGAACGGCTGATACGTTCGTTTCTTTCTGCCGGACTGGACACCACAGTGAACGGCATTGGCAACATGATCTTCGCCTTGGCTAAACATCCGCAGCAGTGGCAGCTCCTGCGTGAAGATCCGAAACTGCTCCGAAAAGCATTCGAGGAGTCGCTGCGCTGGGACTCGACCGTTCAGACCTTTTTTCGGACGACAAGCCGAGATGTCGAGATCGGAGGGACCACCATTCCCGAAGGGTCCAAGGTGCTTTTGTTCCTCGCGGCGGCCAATCGGGACCCGCGCCACTGGGGAGAAGATGCGGAACAGTTCAACATCCGACGCGCAGTCAGCGGTCATGTCGGATTCGGCTTCGGAATTCATCAATGCCTCGGTCAGATGGTAGCCAGACAAGAAGCCGAGCTGATTCTTGAGGCGCTGATCTCAAGAGTTGCGGAAGTCCGGCTTACTGGCGAGCCCAAGCGCCGCCTGAACAACACCCTTCATGCCTTGGCCCAGCTGCCGGTAGAGCTGACGCCCGCCACCTAA
- a CDS encoding MarR family transcriptional regulator, which produces MVHPAKRTRATNSPTRIRTTESLFANTSAEWRHTNVGRLLNNAVRRFETRVFELLAEAGHTEARLSHLNLTRNLDAGGTRMIDLARRAGVTKQAIAELIVQCEELGLVTRVSDPTDGRAKLVKFTERGLEWLAAFGTALKQAEHEMQQELGILRVDGLKTALKAYADAFDPLDRNGTRRKQTVADD; this is translated from the coding sequence ATGGTTCATCCAGCGAAGCGCACACGAGCAACCAATAGCCCCACCAGGATCCGCACTACCGAATCTCTGTTCGCAAACACTTCGGCTGAATGGCGGCACACCAACGTCGGTCGCCTGCTAAACAATGCCGTTCGCCGGTTCGAAACACGAGTGTTCGAGCTGCTCGCGGAGGCGGGACACACTGAGGCCCGCCTGAGTCACCTGAACTTGACTCGCAATCTGGACGCTGGCGGGACGCGAATGATTGATCTCGCCCGCCGCGCCGGCGTGACCAAGCAAGCTATCGCTGAGCTGATCGTGCAGTGCGAGGAACTCGGCTTGGTCACGCGCGTTTCGGACCCTACGGATGGTCGCGCCAAGCTCGTGAAATTCACCGAGCGAGGCCTCGAGTGGCTTGCGGCATTTGGAACCGCACTGAAGCAGGCTGAACACGAAATGCAACAAGAACTAGGCATTCTGCGCGTAGACGGTTTGAAGACCGCCCTCAAAGCATATGCCGATGCCTTCGATCCGCTGGATCGCAACGGAACGCGACGAAAACAAACCGTTGCGGACGACTAA